In one Nicotiana sylvestris chromosome 8, ASM39365v2, whole genome shotgun sequence genomic region, the following are encoded:
- the LOC138876382 gene encoding uncharacterized protein has translation MRPSDNPVTILVLVTFNEIGYRSWRRSVLCALSVQNKLGFINIDCKKPDPESPKYRLWERYDDMVTSWILNSLGKEIANGVEYVNDSVELRRELEDRYDQTNGAKLYQIQKEINDLSQGALDITSYYTKIKKLWEEFSTLSAKT, from the coding sequence ATGCGTCCATCGGACAATCCTGTCACGATATTGGTACTAGTTACTTTTAATGAAATTGGATACAGGTCCTGGAGACGAAGTGTACTTTGTGCATTGTCTGTCCAAAACAAACTAGGGTTTATTAATATAGATTGTAAGAAGCCAGATCCTGAGTCTCCAAAATATAGATTATGGGAGAGGTACGATGACATGGTCACCTCATGGATTTTAAACTCCTTGGGAAAGGAGATTGCTAATGGTGTGGAATATGTAAATGATTCTGTTGAGTTGAGGAGAGAGCTAGAGGATCGTTATGATCAGACGAATGGTGCAAAGTTGTACCaaatccaaaaagaaataaatgaCTTGTCACAAGGTGCACTAGACATCACTAGTTACTACACCAAAATAAAGAAATTGTGGGAAGAATTCAGTACCTTAAGTGCAAAAACTTAG